In Capillibacterium thermochitinicola, a genomic segment contains:
- a CDS encoding DUF523 domain-containing protein: MVVFNLIIEWRQGKKLRKGITTPAPTVLVSACLLGEKCRYNGKGYILPSLVEALKGFPVVPACPEVLGGLPVPRPPCELKGGDGELVWEGQAGVFTEDNRDMTLAFREGARKTLELAQQNGVKIAVLKDHSPSCGCNKIYDGTFRHRLVAGVGVTAALLKKHGIQVIAETDWSAQRRGNDV; encoded by the coding sequence ATGGTGGTTTTCAATTTAATCATTGAATGGAGGCAGGGGAAGAAACTGAGGAAAGGAATTACAACACCGGCGCCTACCGTTTTAGTCAGCGCCTGTCTTTTGGGGGAGAAATGTCGTTACAACGGCAAAGGCTATATTTTGCCCTCCTTGGTCGAAGCGCTTAAGGGTTTTCCGGTTGTTCCGGCTTGCCCCGAGGTACTGGGGGGATTGCCTGTACCGCGTCCTCCTTGCGAACTGAAAGGGGGCGACGGCGAGCTGGTTTGGGAAGGACAGGCGGGTGTCTTTACCGAAGATAACCGTGACATGACGTTGGCTTTCCGGGAAGGAGCCCGCAAAACACTGGAATTGGCGCAGCAAAACGGTGTTAAAATAGCCGTTTTAAAAGACCACAGCCCTTCTTGCGGTTGCAACAAGATCTATGATGGCACCTTTCGCCACCGCTTGGTTGCTGGAGTAGGAGTAACGGCTGCTTTATTAAAGAAACATGGAATTCAGGTTATCGCGGAGACGGACTGGTCCGCACAAAGGAGGGGCAATGATGTCTAA